The genomic region GATTACAGAGTTTTGAACTTTTGTAAATTGTCTTTTCGATTGCGCATTTATTGTCGAAATCGTTAACAATATTAAAAAACAGATAATGTATTTTCTTCTCATTTTTTTCAAAGGTGTCACATAACGTTCTCGCGCTACAGCGGGTTTGGGACTAAATTAAGCCCTATTTTCGGATTTGCCAAATCATTCCAAATACAAAACCAACTTTCCATTAAGCCGATTGCCCAAATCCGTTGTAGCGTGTGTTGGCAGTAGTGCGTTGTTTTAGTAATATTCGATTTCTCTAACCCATTTAAAAAGATCAACACCATTAACTGTCTTTGTAATTTCAACCCAATTTTTGTTATTATCAAATTTGTAAGAATAAGAAATGTTATAATTATCATTTTTTTGACTATTAAATGATTCTTCGCTATAATTTAATGTGACAATTTTATCATTTTTGTAAAAGTATTTCTCAATTATTTTAGCTTTGGAAATATCTTCATCACAACAATATTTTTCAGTTAAATTACCTTTTTTATCATATTTATAATGAACATAAGTTAAAGGTTGATAACCTCTAGAACTATTTATTTGAGTCATCAAATTATTACCATCATATTTAAATATAGATTCACTAGTTTTCACAGGATTTTTATAATTCTCATCAGAATATAAATCAAATTTTTGAGTTTTTATAAGTTTGTTGTTTTTGTCATATTCATTGATTAAACTTTTATAAGTTACTCCAATAGAATCCTGCACACCATATCCCCAACTATTTTCCCCGGACTTTTTCCAACTATTGGGATTTTTAAAAGTTACGTATGATAGTTTTCCGTTATCATTATAATTATTCACGTACTCATATAAAGTTCCTTCATTATCAAAGTTTTTTTGAATTATGATTTTTCCATTTTTATATTTCTTATAGTCGTGACTAAATAAATTGAGTCTTAAATTCTCATAAAGAATACTTTCATCCACATATTCGCCATATTCCTTAAAATAATGATTTTCGATATCTACAGAATATTTTAGAGAATCTATTTTACTTATTAATCTATCTTTTTCATCATATAAATACCTATAAGATTCCATAAAATCATTGTTTTTTCCGTACCATATATCTTTGATAATTTTTCTTTTTGTATTAAAATGTCGCTCATAATTTAAATAATAACAGAAGTTTGTAGAATACCACGTATCATAAAATCTTTTGATTGTTGATTCTGGTCCCATAAACCCTGAATGTCCATAATCAGCATCATCATAAAATAATTTAGGATTTTCTGTTTTGGTCAAAAAAAGTACTTTTTCTTTTACTTTTTTTACATTTCCGTAAAGAGAATCTTTAGGTAATTCTTGAGAAAAAGCTAAAGAACAAATGGAGAATAATATTAGTATTAAAAATATATTTTTATTTTTCATTTGTTGTGTTTGGTTATTGAATTCTCTTCGGTTTTTTCGCATTACTGCCAACGTTCCCGCGCTACACGCAGGCTGGGATTAAAGATGCGTAATCTTTCGGTTAAAAACAAATGCATCAAATACAAACTATTTTCAAATTAAGCCAATTGCCCAGCTTGCTTGTAGCGTGTGTTGGCAGCTGTATTTTTAGAACTGTTCGTTTAAGTATTTATCGATTTCTGTTTCAATTTTCAAATCAATAGTTACTGTTAAATCCCAATCGTTCAAGATTAAATTCATTTCATTTCCAATAGTAAATAGAATATTTTTCAATTTTGATTTGATTTCATCATCCTTATGAAATCTAAAGCCATCAATCCAAAAATCTTTAATATAATCATCTTTTGAGGTTATAAATATTTCAGATTTTCCGAAAGTATACGCAAAGGTATTTTCACATTTCCATTTTGTCGAACCATAGCCCTCATAAACTTCTGAATTTTTTACCATTCCGAGTTCAATAAGCATTCTGTCTACCTTGTCAAAAGGAATTTTTTTGGTTTCAATAGTTACTGGATTTTCTTTTCGTCCATAGACATTTGAGAATCCATTACCATCATAATTTTCCACTGCAAAATTTTCTATTTTTTCGTTTTCATTTTCCAGATAAACTATGTTTTCACGCGGTAAAAATTCAACTTGGTTAAAGCTATCTTCGTGAAAATAAACACTATTTTCGGGATTTTTATTTCCCGATTTATTAATTGTTATTCTTCTAAATATGTCGAGTATTTTCATTGTTTGGTGTAATATAGCTGCCAACGTTCCCGCGCTACACGCAGGCTGGGATTAAAGATGCGTAATCTTTCGGTTAAAAACAAATGTATCAAACACAAACTATCTTCAAATTAAGCCAATTGCCCAGCTTGCTTGTAGCGTGTGTTACAAGCTGCCCTTCTTTCTGTAATCATACTTTTTCATTATTGTTAGTCGCACGTCTCTTTTGCAAGTTATCGAAGTCGAAATATTCTTTTGTTTTGTTTTCAACGATTCTTACCATTTGAGTAATCTCAGAGATACTTTGTTCATTATTATTGAGGTGCAGTAAGTCTTGGTTAAGTAAATTTTGATTTTGTAAAAAGTCCTTGTCTAGTTTTAAACCAACCCAAACATTGTCCTTTAATTCTCTTTTGATTGTTTTCATTTCACCAAATCTGTCGTGAAATAAAGAAATACTTATAAAACTCTCGTAAATTAAAATAATTCCGTAAGCCTTTTGTAGCTCTTCTTTAGATAATTCCTTGCCGTGTTCTAAAGTCCGTTCCGTAAGTTTTTCAAAGTCAATTTGCGTCAGAGAATAACGCAGCTGAAAAACATATTGCATAAATTGCTGAAGGTTCATTAAAAGAGAGAAAATAGTCCGAGGTTGTAAAGCTTCTTTATGTTCCTTGAAATCTGCTTCTAATTTTCTTGAAAATTCTGTTGGAGTCAAATATTGTTTTTCGGGATTGTCTTTTACACTTGGTTTTATATACTCTATTTTTTGGGTTGTCAATAAATTTAGAATTATGCCCAACTGCTTTTTAAAATAAAACTGAAAGCTTCTTTTAGTCCTAAATTCTTCATACCATTTTTGAGCAAATGGAATTATTACAGCGGCGACAAGTGAAAGTGTCGCAACAATTAGAACATATGGTTCCCAATCAAACTTGTTCGTGTCTGAAATAATTTTGACAGGTATAACTTGTTGGGTCATATTTATAGTGTCTAAAAGTTTTTCTGGCATATTTTCAACTATTTGATTGTTGTTGTGTAGTTCTAGGGTTGCTTGTAACGTTCTGGTACTACAGCGGGTTTGGGTTCTAAATTAAGATTTATTTTTCGGTTATCACTAAACTGCCAAATACAAAACCATTTTTCCCATTAAGCCAATTGCCCAAATCCGTTGTAGTAGCTGTTAGCGGTTCGGTTGTTGCTTACCGATATTCCTAATTATTAATCGATTCTCAGCCTTATCTTGGCAGATTAAAAACCCAATTCTTGCCCAAATCTCGGCTAAATTTTATTCTCTTTTTCCATGTCAATTTCACAATAAAATCGATTGGTTCGTTTCAATTAGATAACCCGAGAATTTAAGTTTCAGTTTTACTTTTCGATTAGAAACCCCAATATTCAAGTTTCTGCTTTTCAAGTTCCAATTACAAACTAAGACTTTTCAAAATTCAATTTTCAATATTATTTTATAAAACAACAACATTAACTATTTATAATCAATGCTATTACCCAAATTATAAATATGAAAAGATGAATAAAATAAGAATATCTTGTTTCTCTTTTTAGTCCAAAAGTTGATATTGCATTAATTATTAATAATATTATGTTTAAAATGGCAACAATGAAAATTGAGAAAAAATCTAAATTTGGTGTACAAGGACCAGATTTAAATTGTCCTGATAAATTAATAATCAATATAGCTATTACGGAAATAACATAAAATATTATTGACAATGAAGCATTTCGATTTTCGGTATTCATCAAATTTAGTTCTTAAGAAAGTTCAATTATAGTAATCACTTTGTTAGTACTTGTTTTTTTGTGTCAACTGACCGCTAACGTTCCCGCGCTACAGGCAGTTTGGGACTAAATTAAGCTCTATTTTCGGATTTGCCAAATCTTCCAAATACAAACCAATTTTTCCATTAAGCCAAATCCCCAAATTGCTTGTAGCGTGTGTTGGCGGTAGGCTTTTATTCTTCAGTAATTTCAAAGTGTTCGTGAAAATTAGTGATTTTATATATTGATGGTTTTCCGTTTATATTCAAGATTTTCACATCAACTACAAAAGCTGTAGTAAATGGATTTATATCGCTGTGTAACATTTTTTCTTTAACGTTATCATCTTCAAATATTACATTCAACTCTTTTTTGTTAAGTTCTTCTATTATTCCTTTATTTCCTGATTTACTTTTTATATTACCTCTTGCTTGAAACCAAGTCATCACTACTTTTTCAAATTTGTCGTCTTGTTGCTCTGGAACTTTAAGAAAATCAAGTTCCCTTTTTACGATATTTTGAACAGCATTCGATTGAGTAGAGTCTAAATTAAAAGTAAAGTTTACATTTCCATTAATTGTTGTGCTAAAATTTATTTGTGATGCTTTGTCTTTTGCTATTGGATTTACAATTGCAGAAAGTTCTTTATAATCTGATTGAGTTAGTTCAGGTTTTTTTCCTTCGCCTTTTAATAGAAAATTATAGGCTTTTTTACAATATTCAGCAAAACCAACAACTGTATTTACATTTTCTACAAACGGAATCATTCCAACTGTAGCCAATTCAACCAATTCAACAATTACGCTTCCTGATTTTATTTCTTTAACATAGAGTTTTGCTTCTCTTTCTTCTTTATGATTTCCGTTTTTTTCAACATAACTGCTGAATTGAGATGCTAAAGAAAATAAAGACTTTGTTAAATCAACTAATTCAACAGGGTTTTTGTTGTCAATTTTAATTACAAATCGAATGTCTTTTACTTCTGCGATTTCTGACATATTATTTTTTTTTGTTGCGTTTTTTAGGCAAGCTTACCGCCAACGTTCCCGCGCTACACGCAGGCTGGGATTAAAGATGCGTAATCTTTCGGTTAAAAACAAATGTATCATACACAAACTATCTTCAAATTAAGCCAATTGCCCAGCTTGCTTGTAGCGTGTGTTATAGGGCGGTTGTTTAGTCGAAATTACTATTAAACCGCAAATTTTTCACGCTTCTGTTGGCCAATTTCAGTTTTCACACTTTTTCATTTTTTCACGTTAGAGTAGGAGAGTCCCAATTTTAGGTTTGCTTCTCCTGTTCACTTTCTTTAAAATCTGCTTTTAAGCTTCTCTTGATAAGTTTAGTTTTTCACATTTCTGCTTTTCACGCTTCTGTTGGCAAAGTCCAATTTTCACACTTCATTTTTCACACATCAGTTTTTTGTTTGCTTGTCGTTAGAATCCGATTTTCCAACGTTTGTTAGCGCTTCCAATTTTCACGCTTCTGCTTTGAAAACATTCGGCGGAAACAACTGTTTATTTTCAAATTGGATTTGTCTGCGTAATTTCGGCTCAACTGCCCTATAACGTTCTGGTACTACAGCGGGTTTGGGTTCTAAATTAAGATTTATTTTTCGGTTATCACTAAACATCCAAATACAAAACCATTTTTCCCATTAAGCCAAATGCCCAAATCCGTTGTAGTAGCTGTTATGTGTAGCCTTTTTTCTCAATGTGTATTACAAATTTCAAATTTAGAAATGTCAAATTGCATTTTGGCTATTTCTTCCATTCTGTCTTTGATTAAGTCGTTAAGCTGCTGCCAATAATGTTTGTTTTCTTTCCAAAAATTAGTATCCACTTCCAAAACACTTTTCAATAAATCACCTTCATACATATCGCCTTCTGAGAACAAATTGTCTGTCAAAGTTTCAATTGCTATAGGTATCAAAAAACAAAGTCCAATATCTTGTCCAATCATTAGTCTCAAGTCTTCGGTCGTTAAGTCCTGAAGTTGTTTTTTGCGTAACGAGTTGCAAGTCTTTATTAAATATGAACTTTCGTCAGAACTTAGTGCAGGCCAAGTATTTTTTTCAAGGCTTTCTAGTGATTTTTGGCGCCAGTTATTTTCGAGTTTTATCATTTGTCATTACAATTAAAAAGCCAATTCTTTTATTTGCTAAGTTTTGACAGTAACATCCAACAAAGTAATCCCAATTTCTATAGGCTTTTTATTGTCTGTTGCGGTTGTCATATGGTTGCACATAACGTCCCCGCGCTATAAGCAGTTTGGGACTAAATTAAACCCATTATTCGGATTTGCCAAATATTTCCAAATACAAAACCATTTTTAAATTAAGCCAAATACCCAAATTGCTTGTAGCGTGTGTTATGGTGTGTAGCTTGACGATGCTGAGCACGAAAGATTTGACATTTCAATTTCAGTAAACTTATTCAGCTTTCGATTTCCGTTCTAAATAGTTTTCAATTTTCAGAAAAAAGAGTTTGAAAACGGAAATTGAAAATCAAAAAGTGGCAAAAATAACAGCTTCAGTTTTTTCGAATGTTGCCAATTAAGTAATATTTAGACTTTCGGTTAATCACTGATTTTAAAAGTACAAAACAAACTTTAAATTAAGCTTAGAACTGCAATATTGCAAAACCTGTGCAATGTGTTGTATTTTTCATATATTTGAGCAGTTATAAAACAGAAATTAACTTATAAGTGAAATTTAACTTTTATTTTGGGTATTTATGAGTACATTTGCACTAGATATTTGGCATCAAGGTTCTAAATGTACTATTTACACAGTAAAACTAGATGATGATAAATATGGTATAGTTGATTATTTTTTTCAGAAATATGGTAGTTTTGATGATGAAAACATTACATATGCAGTTAATTTAATATTACAATTTGTTATCAATGAAATTTCTGAAGTTCATGGTGCGTTAGAATTCTTTTTTAACAGGCAAGAGAGAGAAGCTACGGCAATACCATATAAAAAGAGTAAAAAAAATAATCTTTATGAGATTGATTTTTTTTAT from Flavobacterium sp. 9R harbors:
- a CDS encoding contact-dependent growth inhibition system immunity protein: MIKLENNWRQKSLESLEKNTWPALSSDESSYLIKTCNSLRKKQLQDLTTEDLRLMIGQDIGLCFLIPIAIETLTDNLFSEGDMYEGDLLKSVLEVDTNFWKENKHYWQQLNDLIKDRMEEIAKMQFDISKFEICNTH